The proteins below come from a single Candidatus Lokiarchaeota archaeon genomic window:
- a CDS encoding large conductance mechanosensitive channel protein MscL, protein NFVEEFKEFLSKYKVLGLAVAFILGVYLGQLVQSLVNNLIMPIVEFALPNVEWNQIEIGPFGVGAFIGDLITFIIIAFVVFVIVKVANRAGIK, encoded by the coding sequence AGAATTTCGTAGAGGAATTCAAGGAATTCCTTAGCAAGTATAAAGTGCTGGGACTGGCAGTGGCCTTCATTCTGGGTGTATATTTGGGGCAGCTAGTTCAATCCCTTGTGAATAATCTGATAATGCCCATTGTGGAATTCGCCCTACCCAATGTAGAATGGAACCAAATCGAAATCGGTCCTTTTGGTGTTGGAGCGTTCATTGGCGACCTTATCACCTTCATAATCATAGCATTTGTCGTGTTTGTCATAGTCAAAGTAGCAAATCGAGCCGGCATTAAGTAG
- a CDS encoding methyltransferase domain-containing protein, whose product MNNKKGNKELETQEAAEKNILDSLSIGSDVLKWYSKMGEEFFRRIGLQPRNVVLDFGCRVGHYTIPAARVVGSKGTVYALDKKHSAIDELMYRASVMNLDDIIIPMRTNGELKINLEEDSVDFVLFYDIIRSLLRIDGTLNPYRRLLDEFDRILKHGGKLSVFIKHLHTQSISPHDVLEITESVFDHHQSTELELMHWDNLETGTIHNFRRI is encoded by the coding sequence ATGAACAACAAAAAGGGTAACAAAGAACTCGAAACTCAGGAAGCTGCTGAGAAGAACATTCTGGATTCCCTTTCTATTGGCTCAGATGTCCTCAAATGGTATAGTAAGATGGGAGAAGAGTTCTTCCGAAGGATAGGTTTACAACCAAGGAATGTCGTGCTCGATTTCGGTTGCAGAGTGGGCCATTACACAATCCCAGCTGCAAGAGTAGTCGGGAGTAAGGGCACGGTCTACGCCCTTGACAAGAAACACTCAGCCATAGATGAACTGATGTACCGAGCTTCCGTCATGAATCTTGATGACATCATCATACCTATGAGAACAAACGGCGAGCTCAAGATAAATCTAGAAGAAGATTCTGTTGATTTTGTCCTCTTTTATGACATCATTCGCAGCTTGCTTAGAATCGATGGCACTCTTAATCCCTATAGACGCCTCTTGGATGAGTTTGACCGAATTCTCAAACACGGGGGGAAACTCTCTGTCTTCATCAAACATCTTCATACCCAAAGCATCAGTCCCCATGATGTACTTGAGATAACTGAATCAGTTTTCGATCATCATCAATCCACAGAGCTCGAATTGATGCATTGGGATAACCTGGAGACAGGAACAATCCATAACTTTCGAAGAATATAG